The genomic interval ATGTTGTCTCAAATTTTGTTCAATGTAGATTAGGTGGTAGAGGATATGACAAACCCCGACGtatgaatataaataaacagCATCCAAAAATAAGAGTATCTCCAATAGTTTTGGAATGCTAAAATAAGTGAGCCATAACATCATCAAAACTCTCTTCAATAGACCTTCAAATTACCACTTAAATCAACAAACTTCAATTTGAAGAATTTAATTTGCTATTACTATTGGATATGCACATAACTATGCCGATAATTAAAGACTTCCTTTGTTAAATGGATAGAAGAAACCGAAATATACATGCGTCGACTTCCTTGCCATGTGACAAGTTAAGCGAGAGACACCATTCAATTGACTTAAATCAATCATATCTATTACTCAATCTGCCACGTAGTAGGAAATCGCTACTTGATTTTTTTCTATCAATTTGTGATATAAATGATATCAATGATGCATTGGCATTTCGAAATTTCCTTGGTATCTATCCTAGGTCTCATGGTAGTAGGAGCAGGACGCGTCTAAGTTTTGATGAATTCTGTAAGTGTGAAAAGTTACATAGCTCTGGTTTTCCGTAGAAATGTTGGATTTTACATATTAAGGCATTGACGAAGACAACACTTTAGGTACTGTTTCACAATGTTAGGACCATGGGGTTTTAATCCTATATAAATATCTGtaaaaatattaatgttgCAGCTGTCCACACATGCACTCATCCACGGGGtttatatttatgttgtttttttttcctcgaTGACATTATTATATCGTCTTACCTATGAAGTTGAAAAAGACAATATAAGGCTGCTTCGTTGTTGGTAGTAGGAAGGATATTGAGCTCCAACATTGTCGGTTAAGCACGACAATTATATAAGTAATAGGGTAATAGTTAAATCCATGGTTTCATTTGTACCTCAATCTCAATGGGAGAGCTATCGGCAATGAGAGTGACAAATATTCGTGAATCGTACCTCAATGGGAGAGCTATTGGCAATGAGAGTGACAAATATTCGTGATTCGTACCTCGCCTAGTACCCACCATGGTGTTCGCCAATTTTTTACAATAATTTTTGTACTCTAATGCGTACGTGATCTACACCAAAATGCAGAGTGAGCATCACATACGATCCATATGCAGGGGCGCATTACTCACATGCCAAGATATCCAAGGAATTCCTAGTAAAGGATATCGCTTAATAAGTGTGTGagtgttttttaatttttatcccacacctttaaaatctcaaaatcgGCCTTTGAAAGAGTTTACTTACTTGATCCTAACGATAATGTACTACTAACTTGTCTTGTacttcttaaatttttcttggCCTAGTGcaccaaatccaaaacccaaTATCGATTATGTTTGTCACTTTGTAAACAGAAAGTGTATCAGTGACTTAGCTTTAAGCGGCACAAAAAGCCATCCCCAAAAATCCATGAGGAAaagttaaacaaacaaaagtcTCACAGTCACTTGCCTTGCTTTTGGGGTCCCCTGAACTGTCTCTACATTACAAAAATACACAGTACCCTACGCTGCCACTTCTAATATTTCCAAATGCGTAATATTTTGGTCCCTCACTCTTTGTCTCTCTTCAGACTTTGTGACTATCATCTGTGTTTCTTGTCCTTTACCCAGAAAAAAGTAATCCGTTCCATATTAACAAAACTTTCAGGGTTTCTTGAGATAGAAGATGGaatagaagaaaaggaaagaatgtGATCAGAATAACAAGgacattaaaatatataaccaACAAGAAAAAGCCCATTAGGGGGTTCACATTTCCATACTTTTCTCAAGATTTTATCGTTACTTTTATCTCAGGGGTATTAAATGGGCATTGGGGTTGATGCAGGGTTGCTTTGAAGTCAACCAAaaccagaagaagaagagcctTGCATTtgatgaaaggaaaaattgttCATAATAGAAGTCATGTtctccaaattttttaaataggCTAATGACAGACCTAAAGTCATTTAATTTTGCACAGGGTGGTAGATTTATTAGATTTATTGGCTTCTGCTTTTCAAATCTCACCTCACCTGTGTCACCATTTATTTCCCATCTTTTAACCcgccttctctctctctctctctctctctctcccctcaaAAGAGGACATTTCAATTTGCAAGTTCCTCTTActgtaaaaacaaaattgaggGTAAACCATTGAGTCTCTATCAGAAATCCAGCATATAATCCAGCAAAACCACATGAGACCAAGCTTAAACAACTGTCTGGGATTCTGCACTTTCACTTGGACTTGGACTTGGGTTTGTTTGCATACCAGATGGGATTCTTCAGATTAGATGTCTGAAGCTGAAAGCTGCAATCTTGGTAAGTTTTCTCAATCTTTCCTTGGGAATAAGCAAAGACAAGAAAAATGGTCTGGTCTCTCCttgaaatcaaagaaaaaggccTTGCCACTACCACTCTGCAACCATACCTTGTTCCTCAGCCACCCCCACCCTCCAATGTTCAATCAGATAGTTTCAGTTTTGGCAACAAAGTCAGTCCAAGCATACTGCTCATAATCATAATTCTagccattattttctttgtttctggtTTGCTTCATCTCCTTGTTAGATTCCTTTTGAGACCTTCAAGCAGAGATGCAGATGACTTGGAGAGTGTGACTGTTCTTCAAGGACAATTGCAGCAACTGTTCCACCTCCATGATGCTGGGGTTGACCAGTCTTTCATAGACACTCTCCCTATCTTCCATTACAAAGCCATCATAGGATTGAAAAATCCGTTTGATTGTGCTGTGTGTTTGTGTGAGTTTGAGACTGAAGATAAGCTCAGATTGTTGCCCAAGTGCAGCCATGCCTTTCACATGGACTGCATAGACACATGGCTCTTGTCTCACTCAACTTGCCCTTTGTGTAGAGCTACTTTGCTCCCTGATTTCTCTCCAAACAATAGCTGTTCCCCcattgttcttgttcttgaaTCTGGGAGTGACAGCTCAAGAGAGATGGTCTCTGATAGAGAGGCTGCTATTGGCAGAACCAACTCAGTATTGGGACCAAATTCCCATCTGGGTTTTCATGGAGACGTCGAATTGGGCTTGTCCCACCGCAAATCGTGCGAAATTGTGACGAAAGAGGAGGCTAATCCGACGGTAATGGTGGATTCAGGGGAAAAGGTAGTGCCTGTGAAGCTTGGAAAGTTCAGAAATGtggatggtggtggtgaaggGAGTAGTGACAGCAATGTGGATGCAAGAAGGTGCTTTTCTATGGGGTCATTTGCATACGTAATGGATGACAATTCTTCGTTGCAAGTACCCATTAGAGCCTCAATGAAAAAGCAACCAAGCAAGAAGCCTACTCTGCCATTAACACCAGGTCACAGGCAAGCAATGTCTGAATGTGATTGTGAATCCAGAAGAGAATTCAAGTTCAGTGGGGTTGAAGCAATTGGAGGCCTTGAGACTCAAGGGACTGCTAGTGCTAGTATTACTATTGGCAATAATACCATTGGGAGGAGCAAGAGGGAGAGCTTCTCTATATCGAAGATTTGGCTCCGCGGGAAGAAAGAGAATCCGAATAGGGCAGGAGATTCGTCGAGACTGGCCTCTTCCTTCCGGTTTCCTGTGCACCGGAGTGGCGTGGCTTCCGGAGACGAAGTGAAGGCCAAGAATGTTGAGAGTGGGAGTAGGAGGACTATTTCAGAGATTGACATTGGTAGGTGGGAAAATGGAGGGAGTGAATTGGGTTGTGATGAGGAGAATGTTAGTGTTAGTTGTAACAGTTTGGATTCTCAAGCAAATCCACCATCTTTTGCAAGGAGGACACTGCTTTGGCTCGTGGGAAGACAGCAGAACAAAGTTGTTCATTCATCATTTGATCCTAGTGTTTAGTTTTCtgttaatttctttaatttttattcttatCTAGATAGATAAATTATTATCTATGATTCCTCATCCTCCTGGACGGTAAATTTGGATGTTTTGTAGCTGGAAAATTGAAGAAGCAATAGTTGGATAGGGATCTCGTATCAGTTTCTGCATTTCTCTTGTGGAGAGATGCAAAATGCTTTCTTTCCAGATTATAGCATGTGTTGAAGAAAATAGGGCATATTCAAAGGTCAAA from Prunus dulcis unplaced genomic scaffold, ALMONDv2, whole genome shotgun sequence carries:
- the LOC117613156 gene encoding RING-H2 finger protein ATL13-like; translation: MVWSLLEIKEKGLATTTLQPYLVPQPPPPSNVQSDSFSFGNKVSPSILLIIIILAIIFFVSGLLHLLVRFLLRPSSRDADDLESVTVLQGQLQQLFHLHDAGVDQSFIDTLPIFHYKAIIGLKNPFDCAVCLCEFETEDKLRLLPKCSHAFHMDCIDTWLLSHSTCPLCRATLLPDFSPNNSCSPIVLVLESGSDSSREMVSDREAAIGRTNSVLGPNSHLGFHGDVELGLSHRKSCEIVTKEEANPTVMVDSGEKVVPVKLGKFRNVDGGGEGSSDSNVDARRCFSMGSFAYVMDDNSSLQVPIRASMKKQPSKKPTLPLTPGHRQAMSECDCESRREFKFSGVEAIGGLETQGTASASITIGNNTIGRSKRESFSISKIWLRGKKENPNRAGDSSRLASSFRFPVHRSGVASGDEVKAKNVESGSRRTISEIDIGRWENGGSELGCDEENVSVSCNSLDSQANPPSFARRTLLWLVGRQQNKVVHSSFDPSV